A stretch of DNA from Asticcacaulis sp.:
CCAATGACCTGATCGCCTTTTGTGAAGCGATAAAATCCGCCCCGTTCATCACGGTCGACACCGAATTCATGCGCGAGACGACCTACTGGCCCAAGCTTTGCCTGATCCAGGCGGCCAGCGAGACTCATGAGGCCATTATCGATCCTTTGGCCAATGGACTGGATTTAAAACCTTTTCTCGCTGTTTTGGCTGATGAAAGCATACTGAAGGTCTTTCACGCCTGCCGTCAGGACATGGAAATCTTCGTCAATCTGGGGGTCATGCCCAGGCCCGTCTTCGATACCCAGGTCGCCGCCATGGCCGCCGGTTTCGGTGACCAGGTCGCTTATGATTCGCTCGTGCGGCAAAAACTGAAGATCGATATCGACAAGGGGTCGCGGTTTACCGACTGGGCGCGCCGCCCGCTGTCGGACCAGCAACTGCATTATGCGCTCGGCGACGTGACCCATCTCGCCAAACTGTTTCCCCAAACTGCGCGACCGTTTGGAACGCCGGGGGACGCCTCGACTGGGTGTCCGAGGAAATGAAGGCCCTGACGGCCCCCTGGCCTCTATTCAACGAGCCCGGACGATGCCTGGCGCCGGCTCAAGCCCCGCAAGCATTCGGTCAAGTATATGGCGGTATTTTCGCAGGTCGCAGCCTGGCGGGAGCGAATGGCGCAGGAACGCGACATGCCGCGCGGCCGTATCCTGAAGGATGAGGGGATTGACGAGATCGCCACCCAGATGCCGACCGATCCGGCGGCATTCGATCATCTGCGCTCGACCTCCAAGGGGTTTGGCGCCTCGAAATTTGGCCTCGATCTGGCGGAAATCATCCGCAACGTTCTGAAGAATCCTGATGCCTTCGCCCCGAAGGTGGAAAAATCGGCCCCGCCGGTGCAGGTACCTGCCTCCGTGGTCGAACTGCTGAAGGTGCTGCTCCGCATCCGCTGCGAGGAAGAAG
This window harbors:
- a CDS encoding HRDC domain-containing protein, yielding MAVFSQVAAWRERMAQERDMPRGRILKDEGIDEIATQMPTDPAAFDHLRSTSKGFGASKFGLDLAEIIRNVLKNPDAFAPKVEKSAPPVQVPASVVELLKVLLRIRCEEEGVAPKLIATVADLEKIALDDKAQVPALEGWRRTVFGDDALRLKRGELALVLNGTKVELVELD